One window of Athalia rosae chromosome 2, iyAthRosa1.1, whole genome shotgun sequence genomic DNA carries:
- the LOC105689379 gene encoding uncharacterized protein LOC105689379 isoform X3 yields MAELLQKLKDELKLSPDLEEKLSSMINNFQSLDSTEKAEFLQNARETLRESLTTYRGGMTAINFWRFTQSYSLLITAIILVTFILVFFGYKLYKSLVEREQKREMKRLQRQMKKKK; encoded by the exons atggcTGAACTTCTGCAAAAGTTGAAAGATGAATTAAAGCTTAGCCCGGatttagaagaaaaactttCGTCCATGATCAATAACTTTCAGTCACTTGATAGCACGGAAAAAgctgaatttttacaaaatgctAGAGAAACCTTAAGAGAATCTTTAACCACATACCGAGGCGGAATGACCGCTATAAATTTTTGGAGATTCACTCAATCCTACAGCTTATTAATAACTGCTATAATTTtagttacttttattttgg TATTCTTTGGATATAAGCTCTACAAGAGTCTCGTCGAAAGGGAGCAGAAGAGGGAGATGAAACGGTTGCAGAGgcagatgaaaaagaagaagtga
- the LOC105689346 gene encoding isochorismatase domain-containing protein 2-like, producing MAVSATKVILRQGKTALFVCDVQSKFEKIISEFDKMIVNSSKLVNGLKLLDTPILVTEQNPKALGNTVPQLDLSGAKGPFSKTQFSMYTEEVSKELSTLCAGGPPDSILLIGIECHICVEQTALDLIANGFQVHTVADCCSSRTQEDRLLALERMKQFGCHITTSENVLFKLLGNANHPKFKDISRLVRTPSVYTGLVPLAKI from the exons ATGGCTGTCAGCGCGACAAAAGTAATTTTGCGCCAGGGAAAAACGGCTCTATTCGTTTGCGATGTACAgagtaaatttgaaaagataaTATCCGAGTTTGACAAGATGATAGTTAACTCTTCAAAGCTG GTAAATGGTCTCAAACTGCTGGATACACCCATCCTTGTAACGGAGCAGAATCCTAAAGCTTTAGGTAACACGGTTCCCCAGCTGGATCTTTCTGGAGCAAAGGGGCCGTTCTCAAAAACCCAATTCAGCATGTATACTGAGGAG GTTTCAAAAGAGCTCTCTACGTTGTGCGCGGGTGGACCTCCAGATTCGATACTCTTGATAGGAATCGAATGCCACATTTGTGTGGAGCAAACTGCACTGGATCTAATTGCAAATGGTTTTCAAGTTCATACGGTAGCCGATTGCTGCTCTTCTCGCACGCAAGAAGATAGGTTATTGGCTTTAGAG AGGATGAAGCAATTTGGTTGCCACATAACAACGTCTGAGAATGTTCTCTTCAAGCTACTGGGTAACGCAAACCATCCAAAGTTCAAAGACATTTCTCGTCTTGTAAGAACTCCTTCGGTTTACACGGGATTGGTACCACTCGCAAAGATTTAG
- the LOC105689379 gene encoding uncharacterized protein LOC105689379 isoform X1, translated as MDLLYGLQGMTAASDEDAVVEDEPAAGNLGGDLGMDPSKLPSPAELLKMLDGMSGLSDEDRESLRKDLLQNVENGNDYARLPPPSEPFTSQALILLGLLAVIALIFVFFGYKLYKSLVEREQKREMKRLQRQMKKKK; from the exons ATGGATCTTCTTTATGGTCTTCAAGGAATGACTGCAGCATCGGACGAAGATGCCGTTGTAGAGGATGAACCCGCAGCGGGTAATTTAGGCGGAGATTTGGGTATGGATCCATCGAAACTTCCATCACCGGCGGAACTTCTAAAAATGCTGGATGGAATGTCCGGTCTCAGCGATGAGGACAGAGAATCTCTGAGAAAAGATCTTTTGCAAAACGTCGAAAACGGCAATGATTACGCAAGACTACCACCTCCTTCAGAACCGTTCACCTCACAGGCGCTAATACTTCTGGGATTACTTGCTGTGATCGCTTTAATTTTTG TATTCTTTGGATATAAGCTCTACAAGAGTCTCGTCGAAAGGGAGCAGAAGAGGGAGATGAAACGGTTGCAGAGgcagatgaaaaagaagaagtga
- the LOC105689377 gene encoding transcription factor CP2-like protein 1 isoform X1, with amino-acid sequence MELHLNLEGGTGETLNDTMWLENSSSPTYQEMSPNQETSVQQAATIPLNGYHSPVPGQGIMQINWEDKSDSQNYSPGPTATAMLIRSTSSSPQEFQNSSVISTPRNENDNKSQQQRAQYQNSLKRRPGESIQQISAADHERKIVKKDGSLSNDSGGQGWSTQVEDLAEHLVADFDGSLSALAATDLATAVASYNMSEALLALPSLTVFKQEAPSPDNHHGNQNLNHVSQRTINISSGGNGSSQIVGVMEADSNNNNNNQNVSNQNTASLHQLLYPSDSDYSTQSSVANHVSSSQQVNECNEECRFQYVLAAATSIATKVNEETLTYLNQGQSYEIKLKKLGDLSAYRGKLLKSSIRICFHERRLQYTEREQMIAWQRTRPGERLLEVDIPLSYGTVDVRQPSPSSNVVEFMWDPTKEVGVYIKVNCISTEFTPKKHGGEKGVPFRIQVETRLAGGSLLHAASCQAKVFKLKGADRKHKQDRDKVLRRPPHEQDKYQPSYDCTVLSDIPLDCLSAPNLVDGQNDAGSPFAPSDAITPQSRAVMSGSSSPVAGPLPLSVTSSVVLPVVLNPETAKEAITPPSSVSSPVTVVPEQSCAILNAITVPTSLSPDANTAQTSSWLRAGRFHSFESTFSSFSAADILRLSRDDLIQICGLVDGIRLFNALHSKAPAPRLTLYFSAEGSGSLWRAVYLDSLTSNALGAKLYAALGALGPPQDQLHSVVLLGPQGIHVLVTDELVANMKDESMYIIEVIKDAKSDRYKLILKPSTR; translated from the exons atggaGTTACATCTGAATTTGGAAGGCGGGACTGGCGAGACTTTGAACGATACGATGTGGCTTGAAAATTCGTCTTCACCTACCTACCAGGAAATGTCACCGAATCAGGAAACGTCAGTACAACAA gCTGCCACCATTCCACTTAACGGCTACCACAGTCCGGTACCCGGACAAGGTATCATGCAGATAAATTGGGAGGATAAGAGCGATTCGCAAAATTATTCACCGGGTCCAACCGCTACCGCAATGCTTATTCGCTCGACAAGCTCATCCCCGcaggaatttcaaaattcttctgTAATATCCACAccgagaaatgaaaacgataaCAAATCTCAACAACAAAGAGCGCAGTATCAAAATTCGCTCAAACGAAGACCCGGCGAATCGATTCAACAGATTTCTGCTGCTGatcatgaaagaaaaattgtgaaaaaagatg GTTCTTTGAGCAACGATTCCGGTGGACAAGGATGGTCGACGCAGGTCGAAGACCTCGCCGAACATCTGGTTGCAGATTTCGATGGCTCATTATCCGCTTTGGCTGCTACAGATTTGGCTACTGCAGTTGCTTCGTACAATATGAG cGAGGCTCTCCTGGCTCTCCCTTCGTTAACAGTCTTCAAACAGGAAGCACCATCGCCCGACAACCATCACGGTAACCAGAA CTTGAATCATGTCTCTCAGAGAACCATCAACATTTCGTCCGGGGGAAATGGAAGTTCCCAAATTGTCGGTGTTATGGAAGCTGAcagcaacaataacaacaacaatcaaAACGTTTCGAATCAGAACACGGCCAGCCTTCATCAACTTTTGTATCCCTCGGACAGTGATTATTCGACACAATCATCGGTTGCAAATCACGTATCTTCATCTCAGCAGGTCAACGAATGTAACGAAGAATGCCG ATTTCAGTACGTTCTTGCTGCAGCTACCAGCATAGCGACTAAAGTGAACGAAGAAACTTTGACTTATCTTAATCAAGGTCAATCCTATGAAATCAAATTGAAGAAGCTGGGTGACCTTTCAGCGTATCGTGGAAAATTGTTGAAG TCGTCGATAAGAATTTGTTTTCACGAACGTAGACTCCAGTACACGGAACGAGAACAAATGATCGCTTGGCAAAGAACAAGACCCGGTGAACGATTGCTAGAAGTTGATATTCCCTTGAGCTACGGAACCGTCGATGTTCGACAACCATCGCCGTCGAGCAACGTCGTAGAATTTATGTGGGACCCCACCAAAGAGGTCGGCGTCTATATCAAG GTGAATTGTATCAGCACCGAATTCACCCCAAAAAAACATGGTGGTGAGAAAGGTGTTCCGTTTCGAATTCAGGTGGAGACTAGGCTAGCAGGAGGTTCTCTGCTTCATGCCGCATCCTGCCAAGCCAAAGTCTTCAAACTAAAAGGAGCAGATCGCAAGCACAAGCAAGATCGAGATAAGGTCCTTAGACGTCCGCCCCACGAACAAGACAAATACCAACCCAGCTACGACTGCACCGTATTATCTGAc ATTCCACTAGACTGTTTATCGGCGCCTAATCTTGTGGACGGGCAGAATGATGCAGGCAGTCCATTTGCACCGAGCGACGCAAT AACACCTCAGAGCCGGGCAGTGATGAGTGGAAGTTCATCACCGGTTGCTGGACCACTTCCGCTTTCGGTAACTTCCTCCGTTGTTTTACCGGTCGTTTTAAATCCGGAAACGGCAAAGGAGGCCATAACTCCGCCCTCGTCAGTTTCATCGCCGGTCACGGTTGTACCTGAACAATCCTGCGCCATCCTCAAC GCTATTACCGTACCAACTTCCCTTTCTCCGGACGCAAACACCGCACAAACGAGCAGCTGGTTACGAGCAGGTCGTTTCCACTCGTTCGAATCAAccttttcaagtttttcggCGGCAGATATCCTTCGTTTATCGAGAGACGATTTGATACAAATTTGCGGTCTCGTTGACGGTATCCGTCTGTTCAACGCCCTTCATTCGAAGGCCCCAGCCCCCCGTTTGACACTCTACTTTTCGGCGGAGGGTAGCGGATCGTTATGGAGAGCAGTTTATCTCGACAGTCTGACCAGCAACGCATTGGGTGCAAAACTCTACGCAGCTCTTGGGGCCCTAGGACCTCCTCAGGATCAACTACATTCCGTTGTTCTTTTAGGGCCCCAAGGAATCCACGTTTTAGTTACCGACGAGCTTGTCGCTAACATGAAAGACGAAAGCATGTACATTATAGAAGTAATCAAAG atgcgAAAAGTGATCGTTATAAATTAATCCTTAAACCTTCAACGCGTTGA
- the LOC105689501 gene encoding protein N-terminal glutamine amidohydrolase — translation MAADSRAAGNAKPLVPLFTKASDCIYTSCYCEENVWKLCQDVAARHGPELQHCYVAFISNPGRSVPLWRQKAGKDEDKLVVWDYHAILIYAPDERAVVYDLDSALPYPTHFWKYATETFRSDEALRSEYHRRFRLVPASTYLQHFASDRQHMKREDGTWIKTPPEYPPISTPTCKDNLDTFINMEQGTGLGTILSLKQLVNRFYRPSVPTTSPSPQQQVNTTPT, via the exons ATGGCTGCGGACTCGCGTGCTGCTGGAAATGCCAAGCCTTTGGTTCCACTTTTCACAAAGGCCTCTGACTGCATTTATACGAGCTGTTATTG TGAAGAAAATGTCTGGAAATTGTGCCAAGACGTCGCAGCGAGACATGGGCCTGAGCTGCAGCATTGCTATGTTGCTTTTATAAGTAATCCCGGTCGAAGTGTCCCTTTATGGAGACAAAAAGCTGGAAAAGACGAAGACAAGCTTGTTGTTTGG GATTATCATGCCATTCTAATCTACGCACCAGACGAACGAGCTGTGGTATATGATTTGGATAGCGCTCTTCCATATCCAACTCACTTCTGGAAATATGCAACAGAAACGTTCCGATCCGATGAAGCTCTTCGCTCGGAATATCATAGAAGATTTAGACTCGTACCTGCTAGCACATATCTGCAACATTTTGCTTCCGATAGACAGcatatgaaaagagaagatgGAACATGGATTAAGACACCTCCAGAATATCCTCCAATCTCAACCCCGA CCTGCAAAGATAATCTTGACACTTTCATCAACATGGAACAAGGTACCGGGTTAGGTACGATTCTGAGTCTTAAACAACTGGTGAATAGGTTCTACAGACCTAGTGTTCCAACAACTTCTCCTTCCCCCCAACAGCAGGTGAACACTACACCAACCTAA
- the LOC105689377 gene encoding transcription factor CP2-like protein 1 isoform X2, with amino-acid sequence MKWCEVEKSSKYAAKFFDFKNRKNNLIRSKAYQTYNSPVTPGKKRLNNMFSHHQSFYNYQGSLSNDSGGQGWSTQVEDLAEHLVADFDGSLSALAATDLATAVASYNMSEALLALPSLTVFKQEAPSPDNHHGNQNLNHVSQRTINISSGGNGSSQIVGVMEADSNNNNNNQNVSNQNTASLHQLLYPSDSDYSTQSSVANHVSSSQQVNECNEECRFQYVLAAATSIATKVNEETLTYLNQGQSYEIKLKKLGDLSAYRGKLLKSSIRICFHERRLQYTEREQMIAWQRTRPGERLLEVDIPLSYGTVDVRQPSPSSNVVEFMWDPTKEVGVYIKVNCISTEFTPKKHGGEKGVPFRIQVETRLAGGSLLHAASCQAKVFKLKGADRKHKQDRDKVLRRPPHEQDKYQPSYDCTVLSDIPLDCLSAPNLVDGQNDAGSPFAPSDAITPQSRAVMSGSSSPVAGPLPLSVTSSVVLPVVLNPETAKEAITPPSSVSSPVTVVPEQSCAILNAITVPTSLSPDANTAQTSSWLRAGRFHSFESTFSSFSAADILRLSRDDLIQICGLVDGIRLFNALHSKAPAPRLTLYFSAEGSGSLWRAVYLDSLTSNALGAKLYAALGALGPPQDQLHSVVLLGPQGIHVLVTDELVANMKDESMYIIEVIKDAKSDRYKLILKPSTR; translated from the exons ATGAAATGGTGCGAAGtggaaaaatcatcaaagtatgCGGCAAAGTTTTTTGACTTTAAAAaccggaaaaataatttgataagGTCAAAAGCTTACCAGACTTACAATTCCCCTGTGACTCCTGGCaaaaaaagattaaacaaTATGTTCAGTCATCATCAATCATTTTACAACTATCAAG GTTCTTTGAGCAACGATTCCGGTGGACAAGGATGGTCGACGCAGGTCGAAGACCTCGCCGAACATCTGGTTGCAGATTTCGATGGCTCATTATCCGCTTTGGCTGCTACAGATTTGGCTACTGCAGTTGCTTCGTACAATATGAG cGAGGCTCTCCTGGCTCTCCCTTCGTTAACAGTCTTCAAACAGGAAGCACCATCGCCCGACAACCATCACGGTAACCAGAA CTTGAATCATGTCTCTCAGAGAACCATCAACATTTCGTCCGGGGGAAATGGAAGTTCCCAAATTGTCGGTGTTATGGAAGCTGAcagcaacaataacaacaacaatcaaAACGTTTCGAATCAGAACACGGCCAGCCTTCATCAACTTTTGTATCCCTCGGACAGTGATTATTCGACACAATCATCGGTTGCAAATCACGTATCTTCATCTCAGCAGGTCAACGAATGTAACGAAGAATGCCG ATTTCAGTACGTTCTTGCTGCAGCTACCAGCATAGCGACTAAAGTGAACGAAGAAACTTTGACTTATCTTAATCAAGGTCAATCCTATGAAATCAAATTGAAGAAGCTGGGTGACCTTTCAGCGTATCGTGGAAAATTGTTGAAG TCGTCGATAAGAATTTGTTTTCACGAACGTAGACTCCAGTACACGGAACGAGAACAAATGATCGCTTGGCAAAGAACAAGACCCGGTGAACGATTGCTAGAAGTTGATATTCCCTTGAGCTACGGAACCGTCGATGTTCGACAACCATCGCCGTCGAGCAACGTCGTAGAATTTATGTGGGACCCCACCAAAGAGGTCGGCGTCTATATCAAG GTGAATTGTATCAGCACCGAATTCACCCCAAAAAAACATGGTGGTGAGAAAGGTGTTCCGTTTCGAATTCAGGTGGAGACTAGGCTAGCAGGAGGTTCTCTGCTTCATGCCGCATCCTGCCAAGCCAAAGTCTTCAAACTAAAAGGAGCAGATCGCAAGCACAAGCAAGATCGAGATAAGGTCCTTAGACGTCCGCCCCACGAACAAGACAAATACCAACCCAGCTACGACTGCACCGTATTATCTGAc ATTCCACTAGACTGTTTATCGGCGCCTAATCTTGTGGACGGGCAGAATGATGCAGGCAGTCCATTTGCACCGAGCGACGCAAT AACACCTCAGAGCCGGGCAGTGATGAGTGGAAGTTCATCACCGGTTGCTGGACCACTTCCGCTTTCGGTAACTTCCTCCGTTGTTTTACCGGTCGTTTTAAATCCGGAAACGGCAAAGGAGGCCATAACTCCGCCCTCGTCAGTTTCATCGCCGGTCACGGTTGTACCTGAACAATCCTGCGCCATCCTCAAC GCTATTACCGTACCAACTTCCCTTTCTCCGGACGCAAACACCGCACAAACGAGCAGCTGGTTACGAGCAGGTCGTTTCCACTCGTTCGAATCAAccttttcaagtttttcggCGGCAGATATCCTTCGTTTATCGAGAGACGATTTGATACAAATTTGCGGTCTCGTTGACGGTATCCGTCTGTTCAACGCCCTTCATTCGAAGGCCCCAGCCCCCCGTTTGACACTCTACTTTTCGGCGGAGGGTAGCGGATCGTTATGGAGAGCAGTTTATCTCGACAGTCTGACCAGCAACGCATTGGGTGCAAAACTCTACGCAGCTCTTGGGGCCCTAGGACCTCCTCAGGATCAACTACATTCCGTTGTTCTTTTAGGGCCCCAAGGAATCCACGTTTTAGTTACCGACGAGCTTGTCGCTAACATGAAAGACGAAAGCATGTACATTATAGAAGTAATCAAAG atgcgAAAAGTGATCGTTATAAATTAATCCTTAAACCTTCAACGCGTTGA
- the LOC105689379 gene encoding uncharacterized protein LOC105689379 isoform X2, translated as MTAASDEDAVVEDEPAAGNLGGDLGMDPSKLPSPAELLKMLDGMSGLSDEDRESLRKDLLQNVENGNDYARLPPPSEPFTSQALILLGLLAVIALIFVFFGYKLYKSLVEREQKREMKRLQRQMKKKK; from the exons ATGACTGCAGCATCGGACGAAGATGCCGTTGTAGAGGATGAACCCGCAGCGGGTAATTTAGGCGGAGATTTGGGTATGGATCCATCGAAACTTCCATCACCGGCGGAACTTCTAAAAATGCTGGATGGAATGTCCGGTCTCAGCGATGAGGACAGAGAATCTCTGAGAAAAGATCTTTTGCAAAACGTCGAAAACGGCAATGATTACGCAAGACTACCACCTCCTTCAGAACCGTTCACCTCACAGGCGCTAATACTTCTGGGATTACTTGCTGTGATCGCTTTAATTTTTG TATTCTTTGGATATAAGCTCTACAAGAGTCTCGTCGAAAGGGAGCAGAAGAGGGAGATGAAACGGTTGCAGAGgcagatgaaaaagaagaagtga
- the LOC105689378 gene encoding probable inactive tRNA-specific adenosine deaminase-like protein 3 has product MTSREAKELKIIPPKNSAMLSWKPRPILSPQLTEPVPLEDVYIGKLKDRKTTSKAIQMISTARPGFSHLKRCNGFRLLLAPLMNDESEDQKSPKIMSSDDLRRSLNSKGFDLSLLEDEFEIIKVPKRAAKTKIQATKCSDIWPVNFHPDPQLEAVISGDIFTTEQLCRIEILMRLAIEAARRESVGNSECNGSALVVNPENGEPLVLACSKIDQHPMWHAAMLAIDLVAKSQGGGTWDLHKSNLTIRNQSETERKRQSNKNSLLFYPPSLSDIEFPCSETKLLEVKATRKNKCSNIPRDDEHRDTTGPYLCTNLWVLLVQEPCALCAMALLHSRVSKIFYGIPGEHGVLGSKIMLHITPGLNHRYQVWSGILEDECRRVRNEIKARDCI; this is encoded by the coding sequence ATGACGTCACGCGAGgcaaaagaattgaaaataattcctcCGAAGAATTCTGCGATGCTCTCGTGGAAACCGAGACCAATATTGTCTCCGCAATTAACGGAACCTGTGCCCCTCGAGGACGTCTACATCGGCAAACTGAAAGATAGAAAAACTACCTCCAAAGCCATTCAAATGATTTCTACTGCCCGTCCGGGCTTTAGTCATCTTAAAAGATGCAATGGTTTTCGGTTACTTTTGGCACCGCTGATGAATGACGAAAGCGAAGATCAAAAATCACCAAAGATTATGTCCTCCGACGACTTGAGACGATCGTTGAACTCCAAGGGTTTTGACCTATCACTTTTAGAAGATGAGTTCGAGATTATCAAGGTGCCGAAAAGAGCAGCGAAAACTAAAATCCAGGCTACGAAATGCTCCGATATTTGGCCCGTCAATTTTCACCCTGATCCTCAATTAGAGGCGGTTATTTCTGGAGATATTTTCACGACTGAACAGCTTTGTAGGATTGAAATCCTCATGCGACTCGCTATAGAGGCCGCTAGAAGGGAATCCGTTGGGAACAGCGAGTGCAACGGAAGCGCTCTGGTCGTGAATCCAGAGAATGGCGAACCCTTGGTTCTGgcttgctcaaaaatcgatcagCATCCGATGTGGCATGCGGCAATGCTGGCGATCGACTTAGTTGCCAAATCGCAAGGTGGAGGTACCTGGGATCTACATAAATCAAATTTAACAATTCGAAATCAATCGGAAACCGAACGGAAAAGACAGTCGAATAAGAACTCGCTGCTTTTTTACCCCCCGTCCTTAAGCGATATAGAATTTCCTTGCTCGGAAACGAAACTTCTCGAGGTAAAGGCGACGCGGAAGAACAAATGTTCTAATATTCCAAGAGACGACGAACACCGGGATACAACTGGGCCGTACCTTTGCACGAATCTTTGGGTTCTTTTGGTACAAGAACCCTGCGCGCTTTGTGCAATGGCTTTACTGCATTCTagagtttcgaaaatattttacggTATCCCTGGTGAGCACGGGGTGCTCGGGTCTAAAATTATGCTACATATCACACCGGGACTGAATCATCGGTATCAAGTTTGGTCGGGAATTTTGGAAGACGAATGCCGACGGGTTCGCAATGAAATAAAGGCCCGGGATTGCATTTAA